A window of the Alnus glutinosa chromosome 4, dhAlnGlut1.1, whole genome shotgun sequence genome harbors these coding sequences:
- the LOC133867468 gene encoding probable 1-acyl-sn-glycerol-3-phosphate acyltransferase 4: MEVFRPLGSLKNKLKHRPLTPLRVLRGVICLVVFLSTAFMFLVYFAPTAAGMLRLVNIHYSRKVSCFLFGLWLALWPFLFEKINGTKVVFAGDMVPAKERVLLISNHRTEVDWMYLWNLALRKGCLGYIKYILKSSLMKLPLLGWGFHILEFIAVERKWEIDEPILHHTLSTFTNRQDPLWLAVFPEGTDFTEEKCKKSQKFAAEAGLPILANVLLPKTKGFSFCLEALRESLDAVYDVSIAYKHQCPSFMDNVFGVDPSEVHIHVRRISVDEIPASDSEAADWLMNAFQLKDQLLSYFMAQGHFPNQGTEEELSTLKCSVNFMVVMCLTAIFAYLTFFSSIWFKIYVGLACVYLASATYFKFQPWPVLGFVKAIFYCKSHKSE, from the exons ATGGAAGTTTTCAGGCCGCTAGGATCTcttaagaataaattaaagcatCGCCCTTTGACTCCACTTAGGGTTTTAAGGGGTGTCATATGTCTAGTGGTGTTTCTTTCCACTGCCTTCATGTTTTTAGTGTATTTTGCACCCACGGCTGCTGGCATGTTACGGCTTGTCAACATACATTACAGTAGGAAAGTGTCATGCTTCCTCTTTGGCCTGTGGCTTGCTCTGTGGCCATttctatttgaaaaaataaacggGACCAAAGTGGTTTTTGCTGGAGATATGGTTCCAGCAAAGGAGCGTGTTTTGCTTATTTCCAACCACAGAACTGAGGTTGACTGGATGTACTTGTGGAATCTTGCATTGCGGAAGGGTTGTCTGGGCTACATCAAATATATCCTTAAGAGCAGCTTGATGAAATTGCCTCTCTTAGGTTGGGGATTTCACATATTGGAGTTCATTGCCGTGGAAAGGAAGTGGGAAATTGATGAACCTATTTTGCACCATACGCTTTCAACATTTACGAACCGTCAGGATCCATTGTGGCTTGCTGTTTTTCCCGAAGGAACTGATTTTAC TGAAGAGAAATGCAAGAAAAGTCAGAAATTTGCAGCTGAAGCTGGACTTCCTATTCTGGCTAATGTCCTACTCCCCAAAACTAAGGGCTTTTCTTTTTGCTTGGAAGCTCTACGGGAATCCTTGGATGCAG TTTATGATGTGAGCATCGCATACAAGCATCAATGCCCTTCCTTTATGGATAATGTGTTTGGTGTGGATCCTTCAGAAGTTCATATTCATGTTCGGCGTATCTCTGTTGATGAGATTCCAGCATCTGATAGTGAGGCTGCTGATTGGTTAATGAATGCCTTCCAGCTTAAGGACCAGTTGCTCTCATATTTTATGGCTCAGGGCCATTTCCCTAACCAAGGAACAGAAGAAGAACTTTCTACATTGAAATGCTCGGTAAATTTTATGGTTGTAATGTGTTTGACTGCCATATTTGCTTATCTTACCTTCTTTTCATCCATTTGGTTCAAAATATATGTAGGTTTAGCATGTGTATATCTTGCTTCCGCTacttatttcaaatttcaaccGTGGCCAGTTTTAGGCTTTGTTAAAGCAATTTTTTATTGCAAGAGTCACAAAAGTGAATAG